One genomic window of Pirellulales bacterium includes the following:
- a CDS encoding glycosyltransferase — MRIALAITELDVGGAERCLVELATRIDRRRFAPVVYALSPRPAPERRSLLPLLEAAGVETHFLGAQRAWQVAAVVRKLAGLLRRQRPDVLQTFLFHANFVGRWAAWLADVPHVYCGVRVAERGARWHLWLDRATGRLVDRYVCVSRAVADFSRAQLHLPEDRVVVIPNGVDFERWATAAAADLAAIGFARERRAVTYVGRLEPQKGVAELIEHSPLWLERLPRHDLLIVGTGPMDARLKSLADRIGVASRIHFAGWRSDVPEILKASDLLVLPSRWEGMPNVVLEAMAAGRVVAGTDAEGMRELLGEAAGDQLVERGDYRALAERIAILAADGTALRRLGDANSLIAKDFRLEGMVAAYERLFWETAGRQG; from the coding sequence TTGCGCATCGCCCTCGCGATCACCGAGCTTGACGTCGGTGGGGCGGAACGCTGCCTGGTCGAGTTGGCGACGCGGATCGATCGGCGACGTTTCGCTCCCGTCGTCTATGCCCTGTCGCCGCGACCCGCGCCCGAACGGCGGTCGCTCTTGCCGCTGTTGGAGGCGGCCGGCGTCGAGACGCATTTTCTCGGCGCGCAGCGTGCCTGGCAGGTCGCCGCGGTCGTGCGGAAGCTGGCCGGCCTGCTGCGGCGGCAACGTCCCGATGTGCTGCAAACGTTTTTGTTCCACGCCAACTTCGTGGGACGCTGGGCTGCCTGGCTGGCGGACGTGCCACACGTGTACTGTGGCGTGCGGGTGGCCGAGCGAGGCGCACGTTGGCACCTGTGGCTCGATCGGGCCACGGGCCGGCTCGTCGACCGTTACGTCTGCGTCAGCCGGGCCGTGGCCGACTTTTCACGTGCGCAGCTTCACCTGCCCGAAGACCGCGTCGTCGTCATACCAAACGGCGTCGACTTTGAGCGGTGGGCCACCGCCGCCGCCGCCGACCTCGCCGCGATCGGATTTGCCCGCGAACGGCGAGCGGTGACCTATGTCGGCCGCCTCGAGCCGCAAAAGGGAGTGGCCGAACTGATCGAACATAGCCCGCTGTGGCTTGAGCGCCTGCCGCGGCACGACTTGTTGATCGTCGGAACCGGCCCAATGGACGCTCGCTTGAAATCGCTGGCCGATCGAATCGGAGTGGCCTCGCGGATCCACTTTGCCGGCTGGAGATCCGACGTGCCTGAGATCCTGAAAGCCAGCGATTTGCTGGTGCTGCCCAGCCGCTGGGAAGGCATGCCCAACGTGGTGTTGGAAGCGATGGCCGCCGGCAGGGTTGTGGCGGGCACCGATGCCGAAGGGATGCGTGAGTTGCTCGGCGAGGCGGCCGGCGACCAATTGGTCGAGCGAGGAGATTATCGCGCCCTGGCAGAACGAATCGCGATCTTGGCCGCCGACGGCACCGCCTTACGCCGATTAGGCGATGCTAACTCCCTGATAGCAAAGGACTTCAGATTAGAGGGCATGGTGGCGGCCTACGAGCGTCTCTTCTGGGAGACGGCCGGACGGCAAGGATAG
- a CDS encoding radical SAM protein, with protein MLHRLLSSVPDDPFYQPRAPLWIARELVEAPSIDGLHAGPIEPRYALLINPFYPKDPHASFGKHVLTPTLALTSVAAATPASWRVRYWDENLLQGPPPVDPLPQVVGITVHLTFARRAYELAAWFRAHGCQVVLGGLHVLSCPDEAAPHADALAIGDGVQLWPVVLADAERRSLHPRYRAGFERSYDADPVPRRDLLPKQSFLTTTSLIATRGCHNRCGFCYLSTKGLSMPYRVRSAADIRRQWEADDEPYAVFIDNNLGSKPDYLRELCRELRPLKRIWSAAVSLDVTDRPDVVREMALAGCTGVFIGFESLSDENIAAAGKRSPRAEDYAARVRLLHDHGIQVNASFVLGFDQDRKESFSRLAEWIESNHIESGTFHILTPYPGTPLFAQLRSAGRLLHTNWDLYDTAHVVFRPKHMSPEDLQLGYDWLYRWLYSPRSIWRRRPADRSAVLPYLAMSYLYKRSNRFWHLLIKHRLVHTVWKPLVRWTRWRHVRFRERLAADASSRVPMSGSVVSASV; from the coding sequence ATGCTGCACCGCCTTCTTTCGTCGGTTCCTGACGATCCGTTCTACCAACCGCGCGCGCCGCTGTGGATCGCCAGAGAGCTGGTCGAAGCGCCGAGTATCGACGGCCTGCATGCGGGGCCGATCGAGCCTCGCTACGCGCTGCTCATCAACCCGTTTTATCCGAAGGATCCGCACGCCAGTTTCGGCAAGCACGTGTTGACGCCGACGCTGGCGCTGACGAGCGTCGCGGCGGCGACACCGGCCTCGTGGAGAGTCCGCTATTGGGACGAAAACCTGCTGCAAGGGCCGCCGCCGGTCGATCCGCTGCCGCAAGTTGTCGGCATCACGGTGCATCTCACCTTTGCACGGCGTGCTTACGAGCTGGCGGCCTGGTTTCGCGCGCATGGTTGCCAGGTGGTGCTCGGAGGGCTGCACGTGCTGTCATGCCCGGATGAGGCGGCTCCGCACGCCGACGCGCTGGCCATCGGCGACGGCGTGCAATTGTGGCCGGTGGTCCTGGCAGACGCGGAGCGAAGGTCGCTGCATCCGCGTTACCGGGCAGGCTTTGAGCGGTCCTACGATGCCGACCCTGTGCCGCGCCGCGACCTGCTGCCCAAGCAGAGCTTTCTGACCACGACCAGTCTCATTGCCACGCGCGGCTGCCACAATCGCTGCGGATTCTGCTACCTGAGCACCAAGGGGCTTTCGATGCCTTACCGCGTCCGGTCGGCCGCCGACATTCGCCGGCAATGGGAAGCAGACGACGAGCCTTACGCGGTGTTCATTGACAACAATCTCGGCTCGAAGCCCGACTATTTGCGCGAGCTGTGCCGCGAGCTGCGGCCTCTCAAGCGGATATGGAGCGCCGCGGTTTCGCTTGATGTCACGGACCGCCCGGATGTCGTCCGCGAGATGGCGCTGGCCGGTTGCACGGGCGTGTTCATCGGGTTCGAATCGCTTTCCGACGAAAACATCGCCGCGGCCGGAAAGCGCTCTCCGCGGGCCGAAGACTATGCGGCACGCGTGCGCCTGCTGCACGACCACGGCATCCAGGTGAATGCGAGCTTCGTTCTCGGCTTCGACCAGGACCGAAAAGAGAGTTTTTCACGGCTGGCCGAGTGGATCGAATCGAACCACATTGAAAGCGGCACGTTTCACATCCTGACGCCTTATCCGGGCACGCCGCTTTTCGCGCAACTGCGGTCCGCGGGGCGCCTGCTGCACACGAACTGGGATCTGTACGACACGGCCCACGTGGTTTTTCGACCGAAGCACATGTCGCCCGAAGACCTGCAATTGGGCTACGACTGGCTTTACCGTTGGCTTTATTCTCCGCGCAGCATCTGGCGTCGGCGGCCGGCAGACCGCTCGGCGGTGCTCCCCTACTTGGCGATGAGTTACCTTTACAAGCGGAGCAATCGCTTCTGGCACCTGCTCATCAAGCACCGTCTCGTTCACACCGTCTGGAAGCCGCTGGTGCGTTGGACGCGTTGGCGCCACGTGCGCTTCCGCGAGCGATTGGCGGCCGACGCGTCCTCGCGCGTACCGATGAGCGGATCGGTTGTGTCGGCGAGCGTGTGA
- the mutM gene encoding bifunctional DNA-formamidopyrimidine glycosylase/DNA-(apurinic or apyrimidinic site) lyase: MPELPEVETMRRGILPVLQSRIAGVVLPRCRLRPIEIVPAPASFRRRVVGRTIVAIDRIGKRVVLRLDARNATGGDAIVIEPRMTGLVLVSDPPNREHLRFGLRLAGGRASDLWFWDRRGLGSVRLVSPGEFGDRYGLNRIGPDALEISVETLRDRLSSSRREIKVALLDQRALAGIGNLYASEILHLAGVHPRRRCDRLKPAEWRRLHAAMREVLEDAILHEGSTLADGTYRNALNEAGNYQNHHRVYDRAGDACGACGGRIERIVQAQRSTFCCPKCQRLGRK, encoded by the coding sequence ATGCCCGAACTACCTGAAGTCGAGACCATGCGGCGCGGCATTCTGCCGGTGTTGCAAAGCCGGATTGCCGGCGTGGTGTTGCCGCGGTGCCGCTTGCGGCCGATTGAAATCGTGCCCGCACCGGCGAGCTTTCGCCGCCGAGTGGTGGGCCGCACGATCGTGGCTATCGACCGCATCGGCAAGCGTGTGGTGCTGCGGCTGGATGCGCGCAATGCGACCGGCGGCGACGCCATCGTCATCGAGCCGCGCATGACCGGCCTGGTGCTGGTGAGCGACCCGCCGAACCGAGAGCACTTGCGATTTGGCCTGCGCTTGGCGGGCGGCCGCGCCAGCGACCTTTGGTTTTGGGACCGGCGCGGCCTCGGTTCGGTCCGGCTGGTGTCGCCCGGCGAGTTCGGCGACCGCTACGGACTCAACCGCATCGGTCCCGATGCGTTGGAGATTTCGGTCGAGACGTTGCGAGACCGCTTGTCGTCGAGCCGGCGGGAAATCAAGGTGGCCCTGCTCGACCAGCGGGCGTTGGCAGGTATTGGCAATCTCTATGCCTCGGAGATCCTGCACCTGGCGGGCGTTCATCCGCGGCGGCGCTGCGACCGCTTGAAGCCGGCGGAATGGCGGCGCCTTCACGCGGCCATGCGCGAAGTGCTCGAAGACGCGATCTTGCACGAAGGCTCGACGCTCGCCGACGGCACGTATCGCAACGCCTTGAATGAGGCGGGCAACTATCAGAATCATCACCGCGTCTACGACCGGGCTGGCGACGCGTGCGGCGCGTGCGGAGGGAGGATCGAGCGCATCGTGCAGGCCCAGCGTTCGACGTTTTGTTGCCCCAAATGTCAACGGCTGGGCCGTAAGTAA
- a CDS encoding neutral/alkaline non-lysosomal ceramidase N-terminal domain-containing protein, producing the protein MNALLRSKLVAAGIAFLALLQSARADDVASFRAGAATSNITPPLGSDIVGGFLPIHSTHIHDQLHARCLVLDDGKTRLALVVCDLLGIHRLVSDEARKRIADAVGIPRENVLISATHTHSAASAMGSDRFKYDQQPDEYQRFVARRIADGVQCAANNLRPAELAFVKVDAPEHVFNRRWSMTPGSIPPNPFGGSDLVKMNPPPGSPNLLEPAGPTDPTVSIIAVRGLDGKPISVFAAYSLHYVGGVGPGHISADYFAVFCNELARLLDAERLDPPFVAMLANGTSGDINNINFRQPRPPQKPYEQMRAVAGDVARKVQAGLAGAAYSREIALAARYREPDIGWRQPNEEQLTWAKNTLSAKSSTPGKADLPAIYAERALSMADYPHAMPMPLQVLRIGQVCIGSMPNEVFCEIGLEFKRRSPFRDSFMVSLNHGYYGYLPTPRQHDLGGYETWLGTNRLEKHASDKMLHELLEMAADLKKETP; encoded by the coding sequence ATGAATGCTCTCTTACGCTCGAAGCTTGTTGCCGCCGGGATCGCATTCCTGGCCCTCTTGCAATCCGCACGTGCCGACGACGTTGCGAGCTTTCGCGCCGGCGCGGCGACGAGCAACATCACGCCACCGCTTGGCAGCGATATTGTGGGCGGGTTTCTGCCGATTCACTCGACGCACATCCACGATCAACTGCATGCCCGGTGCCTGGTGCTCGACGACGGCAAAACCCGCTTGGCGCTCGTCGTCTGCGATCTGCTTGGCATCCATCGCCTGGTCAGCGACGAAGCACGCAAGCGGATTGCCGATGCGGTCGGCATTCCTCGCGAAAACGTCCTGATCAGTGCCACGCACACGCACTCGGCCGCCAGCGCGATGGGGAGCGATCGTTTCAAGTACGATCAGCAGCCCGACGAGTATCAGCGATTCGTCGCCCGGCGTATCGCCGACGGAGTGCAATGCGCGGCGAACAATCTGCGGCCGGCCGAGTTGGCGTTCGTCAAAGTCGATGCCCCTGAGCACGTCTTCAACCGCCGCTGGTCGATGACACCGGGCAGCATTCCGCCGAATCCGTTCGGCGGTTCCGACTTGGTGAAAATGAACCCGCCGCCAGGCAGCCCCAATCTGCTCGAACCGGCCGGCCCCACCGATCCGACGGTTTCGATCATCGCGGTCCGCGGCCTCGACGGCAAACCGATCTCGGTGTTTGCCGCCTACAGCCTGCACTACGTCGGGGGCGTGGGACCGGGGCATATTTCGGCCGACTACTTCGCCGTTTTCTGCAACGAGCTCGCTCGGTTGCTCGACGCGGAGCGGCTCGACCCGCCGTTCGTGGCCATGCTGGCCAACGGCACCAGCGGCGACATCAACAACATCAACTTTCGGCAGCCGCGCCCGCCGCAGAAGCCGTACGAACAAATGCGCGCGGTGGCCGGCGACGTGGCACGCAAAGTCCAGGCGGGACTGGCCGGCGCCGCCTATTCTCGCGAGATCGCGCTTGCCGCGCGGTATCGCGAGCCGGACATCGGCTGGCGACAGCCGAACGAAGAACAACTTACCTGGGCCAAGAACACGTTGTCCGCGAAATCATCCACGCCGGGCAAGGCCGATTTGCCGGCCATCTATGCCGAACGCGCGCTGAGCATGGCCGACTATCCCCACGCGATGCCGATGCCGTTGCAGGTGCTGCGCATCGGGCAAGTTTGCATCGGCAGCATGCCCAACGAGGTTTTCTGCGAGATCGGGCTGGAGTTCAAGCGGCGCTCGCCCTTCCGTGATTCGTTCATGGTTTCGCTGAACCACGGCTATTACGGTTACCTTCCCACGCCGCGGCAGCACGACCTGGGCGGCTATGAAACCTGGCTCGGCACGAACCGGCTGGAAAAACACGCTTCCGATAAAATGTTGCACGAGCTCCTTGAGATGGCCGCGGATCTGAAAAAGGAGACGCCCTGA
- a CDS encoding WD40 repeat domain-containing protein yields MRHALSGHAALGTASHVRRSVLALGWHDQGATVLTADSLAVRFWDAATGKLKRSTREHISTNLQWQLVPRFSDDGRFLLIPGAGVRVIDTASGDLLATMRPLPDRQAAVISPDGHYLGTPWAEEDLVYVVQTADGQELLSPKEFAAKYGWKNDPSKVKLP; encoded by the coding sequence GTGCGGCACGCGTTGAGCGGACACGCCGCGCTCGGCACAGCTTCCCACGTTCGCCGATCGGTGCTGGCCCTCGGCTGGCACGACCAAGGGGCAACCGTGCTCACCGCCGACTCGCTCGCGGTGCGATTTTGGGACGCCGCGACCGGCAAGCTAAAACGCAGCACGCGCGAACACATTTCCACTAACCTGCAATGGCAATTAGTGCCTCGGTTCTCGGACGACGGCCGATTTCTCCTTATTCCCGGTGCCGGCGTGCGCGTGATCGACACCGCCAGCGGCGATCTGCTCGCCACGATGCGACCGTTACCGGACAGGCAGGCCGCCGTCATCAGCCCGGACGGGCACTATCTCGGCACGCCCTGGGCCGAAGAAGACCTTGTCTACGTCGTGCAAACGGCCGACGGGCAAGAGCTGCTCTCGCCCAAGGAATTCGCCGCCAAGTACGGTTGGAAGAACGACCCGAGTAAGGTGAAGTTGCCGTAG
- the mraZ gene encoding division/cell wall cluster transcriptional repressor MraZ, with protein sequence MTGTFLRAVDDKLRLAIPKRLRDALIGEGKPELYVTPGIDGSLAIYNTATLDRLARRLAESSPTKNEVRSFNRLFYARAECVEIDGQGRVRLPPALAELAGLTKEAVLLGVHDHLEIWDRARWEAYLGDHAQRYDEIAEQAFQPRVDA encoded by the coding sequence TTGACCGGAACATTTCTGCGTGCGGTCGACGACAAGCTTCGCCTTGCGATCCCAAAGCGGCTAAGAGACGCGTTGATCGGCGAAGGCAAGCCGGAGCTTTACGTGACTCCCGGAATCGACGGATCGCTGGCGATTTATAACACGGCCACGCTCGATCGGCTCGCGCGGCGGTTGGCGGAATCGTCGCCCACCAAGAACGAAGTCCGCAGTTTCAACCGGCTTTTCTATGCACGGGCGGAATGCGTCGAAATCGACGGCCAAGGCCGCGTGCGCCTTCCTCCGGCACTGGCCGAGTTGGCCGGCCTGACAAAAGAAGCGGTGTTACTGGGCGTGCATGACCACTTGGAGATTTGGGACCGGGCACGTTGGGAGGCCTACCTGGGCGATCATGCTCAGCGCTACGATGAAATCGCGGAACAAGCCTTTCAACCGCGAGTTGACGCCTAG
- a CDS encoding methyltransferase domain-containing protein gives MFRDHRLFLREYLRHFHHTGAILPSSRSLGAALARHVSDGNGDRRILEVGPGTGAVTRQIVSRLGHSDRLDLVELNSAFVERLKHRFEREPPFAAVAQRVQIIHCPVQELPREQPYDAIVSGLPLNNFSAGDVEHLLDTMMRLLAPGGTLSFFEYIGIRPARAIISGRAERARLRGVGSALRALLDGREFRRDWIWSNVPPAWVHHVRAERPDA, from the coding sequence ATGTTCCGCGATCATCGACTCTTCCTCCGCGAATACCTGCGCCACTTCCACCACACGGGCGCCATCTTGCCCAGCAGCCGCTCGCTGGGCGCGGCGTTGGCGCGTCACGTGTCGGACGGCAACGGCGACCGACGCATTCTGGAGGTCGGCCCCGGTACGGGGGCGGTCACGCGACAGATCGTTTCACGTCTGGGGCACAGCGACCGGCTCGATCTCGTCGAGCTGAATTCGGCCTTCGTCGAGCGACTCAAGCACCGCTTCGAGCGCGAACCGCCTTTTGCCGCCGTGGCCCAGCGGGTGCAAATCATCCATTGCCCGGTGCAAGAACTCCCCCGCGAGCAGCCCTATGATGCGATCGTTTCCGGGCTGCCGCTCAATAACTTTTCGGCCGGCGACGTCGAGCACCTTCTCGACACGATGATGCGGCTGCTCGCGCCCGGCGGAACGCTGTCGTTCTTCGAATACATCGGCATCCGTCCGGCACGGGCGATCATCAGCGGCCGGGCGGAAAGGGCCCGCTTGCGCGGCGTCGGCTCGGCCTTGCGCGCGCTGCTCGACGGCCGGGAGTTCCGCCGAGATTGGATTTGGTCGAACGTGCCGCCGGCGTGGGTCCATCATGTGCGTGCGGAGCGACCGGACGCTTGA
- a CDS encoding transcriptional regulator — protein sequence MTLSDRLPERPGRFAYDGLERVMHEKARLGIMTSLVTHPEGLLFADLKELCALTDGNLNRHLKVLQDEGLVEIYKGTSRKRPQTLCRVTASGRERFVEYVSVLEQVIADAAVVARERDRSAKASANSKPNLLTGLSPA from the coding sequence ATGACCCTCTCTGATCGTCTGCCAGAAAGGCCGGGGCGGTTCGCCTACGACGGGTTGGAACGCGTCATGCACGAAAAGGCCAGGTTGGGCATAATGACGTCGCTGGTCACCCATCCCGAGGGACTGCTCTTTGCCGATCTCAAAGAGCTCTGCGCACTGACCGACGGAAATCTGAACCGGCACCTCAAGGTCCTTCAGGACGAGGGCCTGGTCGAGATCTATAAGGGGACGAGCCGGAAGCGTCCGCAAACGCTTTGTCGCGTAACCGCCAGCGGCCGAGAACGATTCGTCGAATACGTTTCGGTGCTGGAACAGGTGATCGCCGATGCCGCCGTGGTGGCCCGCGAGCGGGACCGCTCGGCAAAAGCGTCCGCCAATTCCAAACCGAACCTGCTGACCGGCTTGTCCCCCGCTTAG